The Deinococcus sonorensis KR-87 genome includes a window with the following:
- a CDS encoding LLM class flavin-dependent oxidoreductase — protein sequence MTLPLSVLDLSPVPSGSSGAQALQRTLDLARFTDRLGYTRYWMAEHHNMASVVSSAPEVLLGALATQTRRIRIGSGGIMLPNHSPLKVAETFRTLAGLAPGRVDLGLGRAPGTDQVTALALRRNQEAVYADDFPQQLAYLRAFSGEGEFPDGHPFARVQASPVDVPLPPLYLLSSSGYSARLAAQLGLGFAFAHHFSPAAAAESMQMYRDEFQPSEAFPEPHAILTVAAAVADTDEEADHLARTLDLMTLNIRSGRRSPLPSPEEALAYPYSPAELAFVQANRRNQFIGTPDVVRERLLALATDLQADELMITTNLHSHEARKHSYALLARAFGLQEQATAELVSGR from the coding sequence ATGACGCTTCCTCTCTCGGTGCTGGACCTGTCTCCGGTGCCTTCCGGCAGCAGCGGGGCCCAGGCGCTGCAGCGCACCCTGGATCTTGCCCGTTTCACCGACCGGCTGGGCTACACCCGCTACTGGATGGCCGAGCATCACAACATGGCTTCCGTGGTGAGCAGCGCGCCGGAGGTGCTGCTGGGCGCGCTGGCCACCCAGACCCGCCGCATCCGCATCGGGTCCGGCGGCATCATGCTGCCGAACCACTCGCCGCTGAAGGTGGCCGAAACCTTCCGCACCCTGGCGGGGCTGGCCCCCGGCCGGGTGGACCTGGGACTGGGCCGCGCGCCCGGCACCGATCAGGTCACCGCCCTGGCGCTGCGCCGCAACCAGGAGGCGGTCTACGCCGACGACTTCCCGCAGCAGCTCGCCTACCTGCGCGCCTTCTCGGGCGAAGGGGAGTTTCCGGACGGTCACCCCTTCGCGCGGGTGCAGGCCAGCCCGGTGGATGTGCCGCTGCCGCCGCTGTACCTGCTGAGCAGCAGCGGCTACAGCGCCCGGCTGGCCGCCCAGCTGGGGCTGGGCTTCGCGTTTGCCCATCATTTCAGCCCGGCCGCCGCCGCCGAGTCCATGCAGATGTACCGCGACGAGTTCCAGCCCTCGGAGGCGTTCCCGGAGCCGCACGCCATCTTGACCGTGGCCGCAGCCGTGGCCGACACCGACGAGGAAGCGGACCACCTGGCCCGCACCCTGGACCTGATGACCCTGAACATCCGGTCCGGCCGCCGCTCGCCGCTGCCCAGCCCGGAGGAGGCGCTGGCCTACCCGTACAGCCCGGCGGAACTGGCCTTCGTGCAGGCGAACCGCAGAAACCAGTTCATCGGCACGCCGGACGTGGTGAGGGAGCGGCTGCTGGCCCTGGCCACCGACCTGCAGGCCGACGAGCTGATGATCACCACCAACCTGCACAGCCACGAGGCGCGCAAGCATTCGTATGCGCTGCTGGCCCGGGCCTTCGGGCTACAGGAGCAGGCGACCGCCGAACTGGTGAGTGGGCGATAA
- a CDS encoding phosphotransferase enzyme family protein — translation MSAEPPLPHAALQQGLQTHYGLTVDRFEFLPHGTAPAYRAQGQSGTFFVKVLPGTPFWAEARQRVRAELPLLQALQAAVLQVQVPVPTLTGAAVGHTGGFTLAVHRWIEGVPLGQDWAAAQSELAALLGRLHALTPVLQASVSGWPVPPEDFGLPFADTLAADLQRVWMARPHDRPVVVALRALLHPHRAELRRLLAQARRFQQAARAATWPFVACHTDAHGGNVMRDEVGALWLIDWETARLAPAEHDLWMLEDMLPEVLPVYQAAAGHAFVPSPVLTGFYLCRRTLEDLAVDLQQLLHDPLSPEQDAAVLDVLTRFIVPALRQRRDVLERLEGQAGLA, via the coding sequence ATGAGCGCCGAGCCCCCGCTTCCGCATGCCGCCCTGCAGCAGGGTCTGCAGACGCACTATGGCCTGACCGTGGACCGGTTCGAGTTCCTGCCGCACGGCACCGCGCCCGCCTACCGCGCTCAGGGGCAGAGCGGCACGTTCTTCGTCAAGGTGCTGCCCGGCACGCCGTTCTGGGCCGAGGCACGGCAGCGGGTCAGGGCCGAACTGCCGCTGCTTCAGGCGCTTCAGGCCGCCGTCCTTCAGGTGCAGGTGCCGGTGCCAACCCTGACCGGTGCAGCGGTCGGCCACACCGGTGGCTTCACCCTGGCCGTCCACCGCTGGATTGAGGGAGTCCCTCTCGGGCAGGATTGGGCCGCAGCTCAGTCCGAACTGGCGGCTCTGCTGGGCCGGCTGCATGCCCTGACGCCGGTGCTCCAGGCCAGCGTGTCCGGCTGGCCGGTTCCACCGGAGGACTTCGGGCTGCCGTTTGCCGACACGCTGGCTGCGGACCTGCAGCGGGTCTGGATGGCCCGGCCGCACGACCGCCCGGTGGTGGTCGCCCTGCGTGCCCTGCTGCATCCGCACCGGGCCGAACTGCGGCGGCTCCTGGCGCAGGCCCGGCGTTTCCAGCAGGCCGCGCGTGCCGCGACCTGGCCGTTCGTGGCCTGCCACACCGACGCCCACGGCGGCAACGTGATGCGCGACGAGGTGGGCGCGCTCTGGCTGATTGACTGGGAGACCGCCCGGCTGGCTCCGGCCGAACATGACCTGTGGATGCTGGAGGACATGCTGCCCGAGGTGCTGCCGGTGTATCAGGCGGCAGCCGGGCACGCCTTCGTGCCGTCGCCGGTGCTGACCGGGTTCTACCTGTGCCGCCGGACGCTGGAGGACCTGGCCGTGGACCTGCAACAGCTGCTGCATGATCCGCTCTCGCCGGAACAGGACGCAGCGGTGCTGGACGTGCTGACCCGCTTTATCGTCCCGGCACTGCGGCAGCGCCGGGACGTGCTGGAGCGGCTGGAAGGTCAGGCAGGACTGGCGTAG